A stretch of Lepidochelys kempii isolate rLepKem1 chromosome 14, rLepKem1.hap2, whole genome shotgun sequence DNA encodes these proteins:
- the SUMO2 gene encoding small ubiquitin-related modifier 2: MADEKPKEGVKTENNDHINLKVAGQDGSVVQFKIKRHTPLSKLMKAYCERQGLSMRQIRFRFDGQPINETDTPAQLEMEDEDTIDVFQQQTGGVY; the protein is encoded by the exons GAAGGAGTGAAGACTGAAAACAATGACCACATTAATCTGAAGGTGGCAGGGCAAGATGGGTCTGTGGTGCAGTTTAAGATTAAGAGGCACACGCCACTTAGTAAACTAATGAAAGCTTATTGTGAACGACAG GGTTTGTCAATGAGGCAAATCAGATTCCGGTTCGATGGGCAGCCAATCAATGAAACAGATACACCTGCACAG TTGGAAATGGAGGATGAAGATACAATTGATGTGTTCCAGCAGCAGACAGGAGGAGTCTACTAA